AGGACTAGTTTGGAAAGATTGAAAGGCACTTCTCAATCTTTGACAAAAACCTTAGAGGCGACTAAGTTGGAATAGTGGCCTACAGAGATTGAAAGGATCTTTCATACGCCCTTCGACAAGAAGGAACGTATGAAGGTTTAAACAGACCCGCTTTTAGTTTGGTGCGGTCATCCCGGTAGAGATCGCGATCCGGTTCCAGGAATTGATTGTATTGATCACAACGATCAAAGCGATAAATTCCTTTTCTTCAAAATGAGCCCGAACCCTAGCATACAGATCATCCGGAACCCCATGCTCCGAAATTTTAGTCACATATTCCGTTAATTCCAAAGCGGCTCTTTCTTTTTCGGTATAATAAGGAGCCTCTCTCCAAGCGTTCAAAAGATAGATCCTTCTTTCTTCTTCTCCTAATTTTCTCGCATCCACGGTGTGCATGTTAATACAAAAAGCGCAGCCGTTTATCTGAGAAGCTCTGATCTTTATTAGCTCATAAAGTTTGGTTTCGATCCCTGAGCTTTTCGCAAAGTTTTCCATCTCCATCATTCTTTCCAAAACCTGGGGATACACTTTGGCGTAATTGAATCTTGTGTTCATTTGTTTCCTCTTTTAAAAGAAAGACGTTCGAAGTAAGGTCTTGTGACGGTGTGTTGGAAATTTTGGGAAATATTTCCAGCCTCTTCGTATTTCTACTAGAGAGCGAAAGGATACCTAGTAATAGCCGATATTGTTCGTTCGAAAGCGGCATGCTAAACTCATTTTCTGTGAAAATTGAAAAAACTTTTTTACCGAAATCTGAGAGAAACCTAATATGAAAAAAAGAACAGTATCCTTATTCTTCTTACTAACCATTACCTTTTTCACGAATTGCGACGGGTCGTCCGATGATAAGAGCACAATCCTCGCATTACTAATGAACAAAAAATGCATCAACCTTC
The nucleotide sequence above comes from Leptospira johnsonii. Encoded proteins:
- a CDS encoding carboxymuconolactone decarboxylase family protein yields the protein MNTRFNYAKVYPQVLERMMEMENFAKSSGIETKLYELIKIRASQINGCAFCINMHTVDARKLGEEERRIYLLNAWREAPYYTEKERAALELTEYVTKISEHGVPDDLYARVRAHFEEKEFIALIVVINTINSWNRIAISTGMTAPN